The Streptomyces armeniacus genomic interval GCGCCACAGCGGCTGCTCGACCGACATCTTCGCGGCCATTCCGCCCCCCCGTCCGTGCTCGTACGGTGCCGCTAAGCGGCTCTCCGGTGATCGTCCCCGCGGGTGCTCCCCGGCCGCCCGCCCTTCCCCTGCTTCCCGGCCTTCTCCGCCTGCTCGCGCTCCGCCTTCTCGGCCTTCTCGGCCTTGTCGGCGTCGGCGATACGGCGCTTGGCGGCGGTGGCGTAGATGTCCACGTACTCCTGGCCGGACAGCCTCATGATCTCGTACATGACCTCGTCCGTCACCGAGCGCTGGATGAAGCGGTCCGCGTCCATGCCCTGGTAGCGGCTGAAGTCCAGCGGCTTGCCGATCCGGATGCCCGGCCGCATCAGCTTCGGGACCACCTGGCCCGGCGGCTGGATCTTCTCCGTGTCGATCATCGCGACCGGGATCACCGGGGCGCCGGAACGCAGCGCCAGCCGCGGCAGCCCGCCGGGCTTGCCGCGGTACAGCCTGCCGTCGGGGGAACGCGTGCCCTCGGGGTAGATGCCGAACAGCTCACCCCGCTCCAGCACCTCCATGCCGCTCTGGATGGCCGCCTCGCCCGCGCCCCGTACGCCGGAGCGGTCCACCGGAAGCTGCCCGACGCCCTTGAAGAACGCGGCCGTCAGCCGCCCCTTCACACCGGGCGAGGTGAAGTACTCGGCCTTGGCGATGAACGTGACCTTCCGGTCCAGCACCGCGGGCAGGAAGAAGGAGTCCGAGAACGACAGATGGTTGCTCGCCAGGATGGCGGGGCCGCTTTCGGGAATGTTCTCCAGGCCCTCCACCCAGGGGCGGAAGACCAGTTTGAGCGAGCTGCCGACCGACAGCTTCATCGCGCCGTAGAACAACCGGGACCTCCTGTGTCCGACGCTCCGAGCCTATCCCGCCGTACGGCCCTCTGTTCCGGATCAGATGTGCGGGCGCACCCGGGCACTGCCGGACCCGCGTACGACGAATTAGAGTGGCAGCACTGCCGCCTGCCCGCCGCGAACGGAGTCCCACGGTGCCGCTCATTCCAGGAGCCGAACCGATGCGCCACGACGGC includes:
- a CDS encoding lysophospholipid acyltransferase family protein — translated: MFYGAMKLSVGSSLKLVFRPWVEGLENIPESGPAILASNHLSFSDSFFLPAVLDRKVTFIAKAEYFTSPGVKGRLTAAFFKGVGQLPVDRSGVRGAGEAAIQSGMEVLERGELFGIYPEGTRSPDGRLYRGKPGGLPRLALRSGAPVIPVAMIDTEKIQPPGQVVPKLMRPGIRIGKPLDFSRYQGMDADRFIQRSVTDEVMYEIMRLSGQEYVDIYATAAKRRIADADKAEKAEKAEREQAEKAGKQGKGGRPGSTRGDDHRRAA